One stretch of Vicinamibacterales bacterium DNA includes these proteins:
- a CDS encoding sugar phosphate isomerase/epimerase family protein has product IDEGYTDFANRWNPILDVFDSEGVKFAHEVHPSEIAYDYWSTKLTLEAINHREAFGLNWDPSHMMWQEIDPVGFLVDFADRIYPVDCKDTKMATGNGRNGRMGSHLPWGDPRRGWTFVSTGNGDVPWQRCFRTLNAIGYTGPVSIEWEDAGMDRLRGAKEAVDFVRANLFDPPATSFDAAFSQAAQPTA; this is encoded by the coding sequence GATCGATGAGGGCTACACCGACTTCGCGAACCGCTGGAACCCGATCCTTGACGTGTTCGACTCCGAGGGCGTGAAGTTCGCCCACGAGGTGCACCCCTCCGAGATCGCCTACGACTACTGGTCGACCAAGCTCACCCTGGAGGCGATCAACCACCGGGAGGCGTTCGGTCTCAACTGGGATCCGAGCCACATGATGTGGCAGGAGATCGACCCGGTCGGGTTCCTTGTCGACTTCGCAGACCGCATCTACCCCGTGGACTGCAAGGACACGAAGATGGCCACCGGCAACGGCCGTAACGGCCGCATGGGCTCCCACCTGCCGTGGGGCGACCCGCGCCGCGGCTGGACGTTCGTGTCCACCGGCAACGGCGACGTGCCCTGGCAGCGCTGCTTCCGGACGCTGAACGCGATCGGCTACACCGGCCCGGTCAGCATCGAATGGGAGGACGCAGGCATGGACCGGCTCCGTGGGGCCAAGGAGGCTGTGGACTTCGTCCGCGCCAACCTCTTCGACCCACCGGCCACCAGCTTCGACGCAGCCTTCAGCCAGGCCGCACAACCCACCGCCTGA